The Streptomyces achromogenes DNA segment CCGCTCTCCCGCCCCTCCCCAGCTCTCCCGCCCCACCCGTCTCCCGGCCCTCTCCTCTCCCGGGTTTCGGCTTTGCCATCTCTTTACAACCTGGGTGCGGGCTGTCTCGTCTCTTCGTCCGATCCGTCAACGGACCGATGAAAGAGAGCGATTCATGCGACTCATGTCCCGAACCGGCTTTGCCGGCCTGGCAGTTGTGGGCGCCGCCCTGCTGGCGGGCGCAACGCCCGCACTCGCCGACTCGGGGACGCCGGCCCCGGTGCCCACCACCGCCGGGCGGGCCGCCACCCCGGCCCCCTCCGAGGCCCCCTCCGACGCCTCCGCCATGCCGACCACCGCTCCCGCCGAGTCCGGCAGGACGCCGTCGACGGTGCCGAGCCAGGTCGGCGTGGTGCCCAGGGGAGGGGCCGGGACCGGTGTCGGCGAGCCTTCGTCCGAGGGGCACGGCGCACTGATCGGCGGCGCGGCCGCGGCGTCCGCTGCGGCCGGCGTGGTCTTCCACGTCGTACGCCGCCGGAGGGCGTCCGGCGCATGAGCCCGCTCTCCAGGCGCGCCGCGGCCCTGACGGCCCTGGCGGTGCTGCTGCTCACGAGCTGTGGCGGCGGCGAGACGCCGGCGGCCGTACCGGACGCCGGCGCGTCCGCCTCGGGCCCCGCCTCCTCCTCGGCCTCCTCGGCTCCCTCCGTGACCGCGGGGCGGCCGGTGCGTCCGCTCGCGCGGTCGGCGCCGGTCGGGCTGCGGATCGCGGCCATCGGGGTCGACACCCCGGTCATGCGGCTGGGGCTGGCCGCCGACGGCAGCGTCCAGGTGCCTCCGGTCGAGAAGCACGACCGGGCGGGGTGGTACGAGCACTCGCCGACGCCCGGGCAGACCGGGCCGTCGGTGATCCTCGGTCACGTCACGGTCGGCCGCTACGGCGACGGAGTCTTCCGCCGCCTGGGCCGGCTGCGTGCCGGCGACCGGATCGCGGCGCGTCTGGAGAACGGCACGACGGCCGAGTTCGCCGTCACCGAGGTGCGCACCGTCGACAAGGCGCGCTTTCCCACACAGGACGTCTACGGGAACGTGGACCGCCCCGAACTGCGTCTCATCACGTGCGGCGGCCCCCGCACCGGCGACGGATACCGTGACAACGTGATCGTCTTCGCCGTGCTGAGCGCCGGGTCGAGCACGGGATCGAACACCGGGCCGGGCGTCGCGCCGAGCGGCTCGAGCAGTTCTGCGGGAGAACGTTGAAACGGTCACGCTCGCGCGACAGGGCGGCGTCCGAGCTGTTCGCCGCCCTCTATCCACGCCTGGCCGGCTGGTGCCGCCGTCTCGTCGACGACGACGAGACGGCGCACGAGATCGCGTCGGAGGCGTTCACCCGGCTGTGGGCCCGCTGGACGTCGGTGGCGGAACCCCAGGGCTTCCTCTTCGTCACCGCCGCCAACCTCGTCCGCGATCACTGGCGCAAGCTCGAGCGGGAACGCCGGGCCGTGCGCCGCGCCACCGTCGAGGCCGCGATCGCCCCGCCCGCCGAACCGGCCGACCCCTCGGTGCGGATGCTCGTGCAGTCCCTGCCCGACCGGCTGCGCGTCCCGATCCTGCTGCACTACTACGCTGACATGCCGATCCGGGAGGTGTCCGCGCTGACCGGGCGCAAGGAAGGGACCGTCAAGGCCGATCTGCACGCGGCCCGTGAACTGCTCCGCGCCCACCTGAGGAGAAGCCTTGATCACGCCCGTTGACGACTTCGACGACGGCCGCCGGGACCTCGCCCCGGACGACCCCCTCGCCGTCGTCCTGCGGCCCGCGTCCGGTCGTCTCGCGCCGCCGCCCGGCAGCTACGAGAGGGTCCGCCGCGGTGCGCGCCGCCGCCGGACCCTGCGCGCCGCGGCCGCGGCCGGCGCCACCTGCGCCGTCGCCGCGCTCGCCGTCCTGCTGCCGCTGCGCCCGAGCACCTCAGGGACGCCGCCGCCCGCGATCCCGCTCGCCCCGCCCCCGGCGAGCGGCCCGGCGACCGTGCCCGCCCCGGCGACCGTGCCCGCCCCGGCGGCCTCGCCGACCCCGGTCGCCGAGGACCCTACCGAGGGGGCGACCGCGACCCCGCCGGACGCCCGGGCCTCGACTGCTCCCACCGACACCGCTGCCTCCACCGGTGGCCCCAGCCGTGACCCGTCGCCGTCGCCGTCACCGCCGAGGCAGACCGGGACCCGTCCGGCTCCGGCGGAGACGAGCGAGGGGTCCGTCATGCCGTCCGCCGCGGCCACGCGCCGTTGACGCCCGTCGTGGACGGCGCTCCGCGGAGCTGCCCGCGAAACAGGTTTTGAACGTGTTCAATTTCGGCGTACGCTGCCGTCATGAGCGACAGAGCCGCCCTGGTGAAGGGCATTCGTGTCTGGCTGGCCCTCTTCGTCGTCTGTCTGGTGCTCAGCGGCGTCACGGCCTTCCCGCTCGTCCATGAACTGCGCTGGACGGAGGAGTTGCTGCGCGCGCTGTCCGTGCCGGAGCGGCTGCCCGGCGCGATGGAGTGGATCGAGCGCGTCCGGCGCGGCCTCGACGCCGCCGACGCCGACCACCCGTTCCTGCTCTACGGCACGGACTGGCTGGCCTTCGCCCACCTCGTGATCGCCGTCGCGTTCTACGGCCCCTACCGTGACCCGGTCCGCAACGTCTGGGTCGTGGAGTTCGCGATGATCGCCTGCGCCGGGATCGTCCCGCTCGCGCTGATCTGCGGACCGATCCGGGGCATTCCCCTCTGGTGGAGCGTGATCGACATCTCCTTCGGCGTGTTCGGGATCGTCCCGTTGTACGTCGTGCGCGGGAAGATCCAGCGGCTGGCGCAGAGCGGCCCGAACCCCTGGACGGCGCCCGCGGTGTGAGCGCCGCGGCTGGGAGGCGAGGGGGAGGGGCGTGAGGGGGAGGGACGCGAGGGGGAGGGGCGCGAGGGGCAGGGGAGGGAAAAGTGTTATCCCCGGCCGTCGCGGCCCGTCCCCTCAGATGTGATCTCCGACATTGCCAACCACGGGGGCCCGGCTGAGAGGGTGCGGGCATGAGGACGCACGTCGACGCCGAGACCGGGCGGCGCTGGCGCGCCACGATCACGGCGGCGCAGGCAGGTGACCGGGAGGCGCTGGACGAACTGGTGGCGGGCTGGCTGCCGCTCGTCTACAACGTCGTCGGCCGGGCCCTCAACGGCCACGCGGACGTGGACGACGTCGTCCAGGAGACCATGCTGCGGGCCGTCGGCAACCTCGGCTCGCTGCGCGACCCCGACAGCTTCCGCTCCTGGCTGGTGGCCATCGCCATGCGTCAGGTACGTGACCGGGCCCGCCGCAGGACCGCCGCCCCCCTCGACGAGAGCGCGACCCCGGACGGGACCGCCGACTTCGCCGAACTCACCGTGCTGCGGCTGCAGTTGGAGGGGCAGCGGCGGGAGGTCGCGGAAGCGGTGCGCTGGCTGGACGACGAGGACCGGCAGCTGCTGTCCCTGTGGTGGCTGGAGGTCGCGGGCGAGCTCACCCGGCGCGAGCTGGCCGCGGCCGTCGGCATCAGCCGGCAGCACGCGGCGGTGCGCGTGCAGCGGGTCAAGGAACGTCTGGAGGTCTCCCGGGGCATCGTGCGCGCCCTCGCCGGCGCCTGCCCCGGTCTGCGCGAACTGACCGCCCGCTGGACCGGCCGCCCCGACTCCGTCTGGCGCAAGCGGCTGGCCCGGCACATCCGCGGCTGCGGCTACTGCGACGGCGCCTGCGAGACCGTCGTACCGGCGGAACGGCTGCTCGTGGGGATCGCCCTGGTGCCCGTCCCGGCCGGAGTCGCGATCTCGCTCGTCCTCGGCGGCAAGACGGCGGCCGCGGCCACGGGCGCCGCCTCCGTCGGCTGGTCCGCGAAGGTGCTGACCGCGCTGACCAAGCCGGCCGTCGTGGTCACGGCCGGCGCGACGCTCGCCGCGGGCGGCGCGTACGTCGTCGTGCAGCCCCCCGACGACCCGCCCGGACGCGCGGCCGTCGCGCCGACGGCGCCCGCCGCGCCCGCCGCCTCCGCGTCGGGCGGGGCCGTCCCCGAGGCCTCGCCGTCGCCGTCGCCCTCGCCGTCGAAGAGCGTGCGGAGGGCGGCCCGGTACGGCAGCGTCGTCGACGCCGTCGACCGCGCGCCCGACCCGAAGACCCCGCCGGCCGCCCTGCCGGAGCGGCCCGCCTCCGGCGTCACCAGCAGCGGTGGCGCCCACGCCACCATGAACCACCGCGGGGACAGCGTGACGCTCAGCGGACAGGGCTATGTCCTCGTGCGCTGGCAGATATCGCCCCAGCACCGGTCCGGGGCCCTGGTCATGCCGAGCTGGACCGGCCTCAGGGGCAGGCTCTTCCATGTGGCCTCCGGCGGCGGACGCCGGATGGACGACCCCGTCGGCACGGACGGCACGGCCACCGGCATGGGCGACCGGGTCACCGGCTACACCGTCCTGCCGCCGGGCGCCCAGCAGATGTGGCAGAACGAGTACTTCTATCTCACCGGCACCGTCACGCTCACCGTGAACGAGCGGGGCGCCGACTACGGCCTCAACGTCTTCCCGACGACCTGGGACGCCGTGGAGAAGGACGTCACGAGCGGCCCCGGCCGGGGCGTGCGGCGCTACGGGCTGGTCCGCGACACCGGCGGGGACGACACACCGGTCCCGCAGTACGCGACCCGGGAGACCCCGGCCGACCCCGCGACCGTGCCGCAGCGCTCCCGCGTGTGACGGCGGGGCTCAGCCCTCCTTGCGCAGCGCGGTCAGGAGGTCGATGCGGTTCGTGGTGATCGAGTCGACGCCCAGGCCGACGAGCCGCCGCAGGGAACGCCGGGTGTCGGGGGTCCAGACGGAGAGCAGGTGGCCGTCCCGGTGGACGCGCGCGGCGAGATCCCGGTCCACCAGGGAGAAGCGGTAGTTGAGCCAGCGCGGCTTCACCGCCGCGAGCAGCGCCGGGCGCGGGGGCGCCAGACTCGTGCAGGTGAGCGCGATCTCGGCGGACGGGTCGGCGGCGCGCACGGCGAGCATCGCGACGGCGCCCGCGCAGTAGTACACCCGGTCCGCCGCCCCTGCCTCGCGCACGGCGTCGACGATCCGCCGTGCCGTGCCCGCCTCCCGGGTGCCGGGCAGGTCGAGCATCAGCCGGCTGCCCTCGGTCGCCGCGAGCGCCTCCGCGAGCGTCGGCACCGCGCCGGCCGTCAGTCCGCGCACCTCGGCCGCGGACAACGAGGCCAGCGGACGGTCCTGCCCCCACAGCCGCTTCAACGTCGCGTCGTGCAGCAGCACGGGCACGCCGTCCCTGGTGAGCCGTACGTCACACTCCACGGCGTCCGCGCCCAGGTCGAGCGCGGAACGCAGCGAGGCGATCGTGTTCTCACGGAGGCGGTAGGGGTCGCCGCGATGGGCCACGGCGGTCACGTTCTGCATGAGCCCATGGTGCCGGACCCGGACCCGGACCCGACCCGACCCGGCGTGGGCACGGGAGCGGGGGTTCCGGTCAGGGGGCGAGCCACCCGGTGGCGTACGCGTCGATCTCGGTCCGCAGCCGGGCCTTGCCGGCCTCGTCCAGGAAGGCCGCCTCGACCGCGTTCTTCGCGAGACCGGCGACGCCCCGCTCGTCGAGGTCGAGGAGCCGGGCGGCGACCGCGTACTCGTTGTTCAGGTCGGTGCCGAACATGGGCGGGTCGTCGGAGTTGACCGTGACCAGGACGCCGGCCTTCACGAACTCCCTGATCGGGTGTTCGTCGAGGGTGCGGACCGCACGCGTGGCGATGTTCGAGGTCGGGCACACCTCCAGGGCGATGCGGTGTTCGGCGAGGTGTGCGAGCAGCTTCTCGTCCTGCGCGGAGCTGGTGCCGTGTCCGATGCGCTCGGCGCGCAGATGCGTGAGCGCGTCCCACACCGTCTGCGGGCCGGTGGTCTCGCCGGCGTGCGGCGCCGAGCGCAGCCCGGCGGCGATCGCCCGGTCGAAGTACGGCTTGAACTGTGGGCGTTCCACGCCGACCTCGGGCCCGCCGAGCCCGAAGGAGACCAGTCCCTCCGGGCGGATCCGGTCGTCGGTGGCGAGCCGGGTCGTCTCCTCGGCGGCCTCGAGACCGGCCTCGCCGGGGATGTCGAAGCACCAGCGCAGCACGGTCCCGAACTCCGCCTCGGCCGCCTTGCGGGCGTCCTCGATGGCGTCCATGAAGGCGCGTTCGTCGATGCCGCGCCGGGTGGAGGAGAAGGGGGTGACGGTCAGCTCGGCGTACCGCACCTGCTGACGGGCCAGGTCCCGGGCGACCTCGTAGGTGAGCAGCCGGACGTCCTCGGGGGTGCGGATGAGATCGACGACGGACAGGTAGACCTCGATGAAGTGGGCGAAGTCCGTGAACGTGAAGTAGTCGGCGAGAGCCTCGGGGTCGGTGGGCACCTTGGAGTCGGGGTGCCGGGCGGCCAGCTCGGAGACGATGCGGGGGGACGCGGAGCCGACGTGGTGGACGTGCAGCTCGGCCTTGGGCAGCCCGGCGACGAAGGCGTGCAGACCGCGGGCTCCGGCCGCCGCCGCGGCGGTGGGTCCTGCGGGCACGCCGGAGACGGGGGAGCCGGAGGCGGCGGCTGCCGAGGATGCGTCGAGGCGGTCGGTCATGGGGTCCTCCCCGGGACGGCGCCCCGGGCCGTGCGGGCCGGACGGGACGCGGGTGATCGGCTGATCGATGAGTCCCGATCATCGTAGGCGGACGCCCGGGTGACGCGGACGCCCGGACGCCCGGACGCCGGAGGTCTGGAGGCCCGGAAGTGCGGTGGAGGGGTGCGTGTGGGCCTTGCGCGGGGTGCGGCCCGCTGACGGCCTCGGCGGCCACGGGCCGTAGCATGACGGAACGTACGCAGGGCGGGACGGTGTACGGATGACGGAACGCAGAGCGACCGTCCGGTCGAGGGGCGACAGAGGGGATCCACGCATGTCCGACGACGCGCCGACTCCGGCCGGTGACGCCGCCCACGACCCGTGGCCCGCACCCGCCTCCGACGCGACGGACGGACCGCGGGACGCGGAGCCCGGGAGGCCCCGGGTGCCGTTGGACAAGGCCGCCCCGGCCGGCAGTGCTCCGGACGCGGCCTCCCCGCCCCCGCCGAACCCATGGGCGGCGCCCGGTGGCGAGGCGCGGAGCGGCCCCGGCCACACCGTCGCCGCGAACGAACCGCTCGCGCCCGGCACCGGCGGGCCCACAGCGCAGGACCAGGCGCCGCCCTCCGTCCACGACCAGCGGACGATGACCTCGTTGCCCGGCGTGACGCCGCAGCCTTGGGCCGACCCGTTCGGCGGACCGCAGCCGAACGGCACGCTCGGCGGCTTCCCGCCGCCGGGTCCCGCCACGGCCGCGGGCGGTCCGCCGCCCGGCCACTTCGCCCCTCCGGCGCACGGCGGGCCGGTGCCTCCGCCGCCCATCGCTCCCGACGGCCCCGGGCAGGTCCCGTACGGCTACCCCGGCGGCTACGGCTATCCGTCGCACCCGCACTACGGCGGCGCGCCCGGTCTCTACGGCTGGGGCGGCGGGGTCGGGGACAACAACGGACTGGGCGTGGCCGGGCTGGTGCTCGGGATCCTCGCCTCCGTCGTCTTCTGTCTGTGGCCGCTGGCCATCGTCTTCGGCATCCTGGGTGTCGTGTTCGGCGCGATCGGGCGTGGAAAGGCCCGCCGCGGTGAGGCGTCGAACCCCGGTCAGGCGCTGGCCGGGATCATCTGCGGCGCGGTGGGCATGGTGCTGGCGATCGGCGTGGGCGTCCTGACGATCGTGGCCCCCTAGCACCGCCCCTGCCCCTATCGCCCGCCCCGCGCTCCCTGCCCCCGGGCCTCCTGCCCTGCGCCTCCGCCCCCTGCCTCAGGCCTGTGTCAGCAGCCGCTCTCGGGCCTGCATCAGGGCGAAGCCCAGCAGGTTCAGGCCGCGCCAGCGCTCGGGGTTCATCGCCGCCTCGTCGTCCGCTGCCAGGCCGATGCCCCACACGCGGTCCATCGGGCTCGCCTCGACCAGCACCCTCGAGTGGGTGCCCAGCAGGAACGAGCTCAGCGCGGGGTCCGAGGCGAACTTGTGGACGCTGCCCTCGACGACGATCCGGAACCGCTCCCGCTCCCAGGTCGTGTCGTCGAAGCCGCGGACCAGCCGCCCCTCCTTCTTCGCCTGGGCGGGCGACCTGGCGGCCAGCGCCCGCTTCTCCGCCTCCGGGTCCTCGAAGAGCCGCGCTTTCGCGGCCATCATCCAGTGCTCCGCGGTCGCATAGGCGACGCCGTCGACCACGAACGGTGACGGCCACCACTGGCTGAGGCAGCTCACGCCGATCCGCCCGTCCGGCCGCGGACGGTGGCCCCAGAAGTGCAGGTACTTGACGCGCGCCCCCGACCGGACCGCCCTGACCAGGGATTCCCGGCTGTCAATCGTCTCCATGCACCAGAGGATGGCACGCGCCACTGACAGAGCGTCCTGCCTTATCCGTCGGGACTCGACACCTGGTCGACCCCTCGCCGACAGATTCCGTCGCGTAACCAAAAGGCAACAACGGAATCCCTTGTTGGAGTGCCCTTGCTCTGTCAGGATCGGCAATCAAATCAGGCTGGAGCTACGCCACCCGCCCCCGCGCACAGCGGGGCGAAGGCGGAGGAGAGCGACATGCAGGACCGGTTTCCCGCGCAGCGGTTGTTCGCGGAAGGCGCCCAGTACATCGACGGCCGCCTCGCCCGTGGCGACTCGGGGCGCGCCCACGCCGTGATCGACCCCGCCACCGGTGAGGAGGTCTACACCTACGACCTGGCGGGCACGGACACCGTCGACGCGGCCGTGGCCGCGGCCCGGGCCGCTTTTCCCGACTGGGCGGGCCTCACGCCGGGCGAGCGTTCCGACGCCCTGCACCGTTTCGCCGCGGTCCTCGCCGACCGCGCCGAGGACTTCTCCCGTGCCGAGTCCCTGCAGTGCGGCAAGCCGCTGAAGCTGACCCGGGAGTTCGACGTCCCGGGGACGATCGACAACACCGCCTTCTTCGCGGGCGCCGCCCGGCATCTCGCGGGCCAGTCCGCCGGCGAGTACTCCGGCGACCACACCTCGTACGTCCGCCGGGAACCCATCGGTGTCGTCGGCTCCGTCGCCCCCTGGAACTACCCCCTTCAGATGGCGGCCTGGAAGATCCTCCCGGCGATCGCCGCGGGCAACACGATCGTGCTCAAGCCCGCCGAGCTCACCCCGCTCACCTCGCTGCTGTTCGCCCGGGCGGCGTCGGAGGCCGGGATCCCCGACGGTGTGATCAACATCGTCACCGGGACCGGACGGGAGGCGGGCGAGCACCTCGTCGGCCACCCCGACGTCGTCATGACCTCCTTCACCGGCTCCACCGCCGTCGGCAGGCGGGTCGCCGAGATCGCCACCGCGACCGTCAAGCGGCTCCACCTGGAGCTCGGCGGCAAGGCGCCCTTCGTCGTCTTCGAGGACGCCGATCTGGAGGCCGCCGTCCACGGCGCGGTCGCCGGCTCGCTCATCAACACCGGGCAGGACTGCACGGCCGCCACGCGCGCGTACGTGCAACGGCCGCTCTACGAGGCCTTCGTCGAGCGGACGGCCGCCCTGATGGAGACCGTGCGGGTCGGGGACCCGTTCGCCGCGGGCACCGACCTCGGCCCACTCGTGTCGCACGCGCAGCGCGACCGGGTCGCCGCCTTCGTCGACCGGGCGCGCGGCTACGCGCGCGTGGTGACGGGCGGTGAGGCGCCCCAGGGCGAGCTCAAGAACGGCGCCTACTATCTGCCCACCCTGATCGCGGACGCGGCCCAGGACAGCGAGGCCGTCCAGTCGGAGATCTTCGGGCCGGTGCTGGTCGTCCTGCCCTTCGACACCGACGACGAGGGCGTCCGGCTGGCCAACGACACCCCCTACGGGCTCGCGGCCTCGGCGTGGACCCGGGACGTCTTCCGGGCGAACCGTGCGACACGGGAGATCAAGGCCGGGTGCGTGTGGATCAACGACCACATCCCGATCATCAGCGAGATGCCGCACGGCGGTTACAAGGCCTCCGGCTTCGGCAAGGACATGTCAGCGTACTCGTTCGAGGAGTACACGCAGGTAAAGCACGTTATGTTCGATAACACGGCGGTGGCCCGCAAGCCCTGGCACCGCACGGTCTTCGGGGACTCATAAGCGACGACGAACGGCCGCAGACCACGGCCGGACCTCCCGAAAGGGCACCACGCGCATGGAGCAGTACGAGCCCGACCGCCTGAGCCCGGCCGAACTGGCCGCCGTACGGCGCAGTTTCCCCAACGGCAGGGCGGCCATGACCCGCCGGTCGCTGTTGCGCGCCTCCGCCGGCGGCACGCTCACCCTGGGCGGCCTCGGAGCGCTGGCCGGCTGCGGGATCCCCGCCGCCGGCAAGTCGCAGGGCGGCGTCTCCGCCGACGACCACTCGGCGAAGGAGAAGGTCGTCAACTTCTCCAACTGGCCGGAGTACATCGACGTGGACGACAGCGGGAAGCACCATCCCACGCTGGACGCGTTCCGCAAGCGGACCGGCATCACGGTCAAGTACACCGAGGACATCAACGACAACGACGAGTTCTTCGGCAAGATCCAGCCGCAGCTCGCCGCAGGCCAGGACACCGGCCGCGACCTCATCGTCCTCACCGACTGGCTGGCCGCCCGCATGATCAGGCTCGGCTACGTCCAGAAGCTCGACGCGTCGAACCTGCCGCACGCCTTCGCCAACCTGTCGGACCAGTTCCGCAGCCCCGACTGGGACCCGGGCCGCGCCTACTCCTACCCCTGGCAGGGCATCTCGACGGTCGTCGCCTACAACAAGAAGGCGCTCGACGGCGTCGAGGTGAAGTCGGTCTCCGACCTGCTCGACGTCCCGGCGCTCAAGGGCCGGGTCGGCCTGCTGACCGAGATGCGCGACACCGTCGGCATGACGATGCTCGACATGGGCAAGGACCCGGCGAAGTTCACCGACGACGACTACGACGCGGTCATCGCCCGCCTCCAGAAGGCGGTCGACAAGGGCCAGATCCGCCGCTTCACCGGCAACGACTACACGTCCGACCTCAGCAAGGGCGACCTGGCGGCCTGCGTCGCCTGGGCCGGCGACGTCGTGCAGCTCCAGGCCGACAACCCGGACGTCGGCTACGTAGTCCCGGACAGCGGCTACATGACGTCGACCGACAACATGCTGATCCCCAACAAGGCGCGCCACAAGACGAACGCCGAGCGGCTGATCGACTACTACTACGAGCCCGAACCGGCCGCCGAACTCGCCGCGTACATCAACTACGTGAGTCCGGTCGCGGACGTGAAACCGTACCTCGCCAAGATCGACAAGTCGGCGGCGGACAACCCGCTGATCCTTCCCGACAAGGCCATGCAGGCCAAGTCCCACGCCTTCCGCTCCCTGAGCTCGAAGGAAGAGACCGCCTACCAGGCCAAGTTCGCAAAGCTCACTGGGGCGTGACGACGATGAAGACGACCGACAGCGGCAGCGGCGACGTCCGCCTCACCGGCATCAGCAAGACGTACGGCTCCTTCACCGCCGTGCACCCGCTGGACCTGACCGTCCCGCAGGGCTCCTTCTTCGCCCTGCTCGGCGCGTCCGGCTGCGGCAAGACCACCACCCTGCGCATGATCGCCGGCCTGGAGGAACCCTCCTCCGGGACCGTCCATCTCGGCGACCACGACGTGACGGCGCTCCCGCCCTACAAACGGCCGGTGAACACCGTCTTCCAGTCCTATGCCCTCTTCCCGCACCTCGACATCTTCGAGAACGTCGCCTTCGGCCTGCGCCGGCGCGGCATCAAGAGCGTGAAGAAGCAGGTCGAGGACATGCTGGAGCTCGTCCAGCTCGGGGAGCAGGCCCGCAAGAAACCCCACCAGCTCTCCGGCGGCCAGCAGCAGCGCGTCGCGGTCGCCCGCGCCCTGATCAACCACCCCAAGGTGCTGCTGCTCGACGAGCCGCTCGGCGCCCTCGACCTCAAGCTGCGCCGCCAGATGCAGCTGGAGCTCAAGCGCATCCAGACCGAGGTCGGCATCACCTTCGTCCACGTCACGCACGACCAGGAGGAGGCCATGACGATGGCCGACACGGTCGCCGTGATGAACGGGGGCCGCGTCGAACAGCTCGGCTCCCCGGCCGACCTCTACGAGAACCCGCACACCACGTTCGTCGCCAACTTCCTCGGCACCTCCAACCTGATCGAGGCCGAGGTGGACTCCAAGGCCGGGGACGACATCGTGCTCAAGGCGGGCGACGGCAAACTCGTGCTGCCCGTGGCGCGCTGCTCCGCGCCCACCGCGAACGGCGGCCGGGT contains these protein-coding regions:
- a CDS encoding ABC transporter ATP-binding protein; translated protein: MTTMKTTDSGSGDVRLTGISKTYGSFTAVHPLDLTVPQGSFFALLGASGCGKTTTLRMIAGLEEPSSGTVHLGDHDVTALPPYKRPVNTVFQSYALFPHLDIFENVAFGLRRRGIKSVKKQVEDMLELVQLGEQARKKPHQLSGGQQQRVAVARALINHPKVLLLDEPLGALDLKLRRQMQLELKRIQTEVGITFVHVTHDQEEAMTMADTVAVMNGGRVEQLGSPADLYENPHTTFVANFLGTSNLIEAEVDSKAGDDIVLKAGDGKLVLPVARCSAPTANGGRVLVGVRPEKISLTHAADAGEIPEGRNRITGKIADSSFIGVSTQYVIDSSVCPEFEVYVQNVDRDTRLVPGADVVLHWSPAHTFGLDAAQDIDAGIQEEAAV